Part of the Quercus robur chromosome 5, dhQueRobu3.1, whole genome shotgun sequence genome, taaactcGTTACTTTTTTCTTCACCAGTCTATCACGGGGCAAAATTTGTTAAATAGcatgtttttagaaaaaaaattaggaaagtAGCATACGTATGGACGAAGTTAATTAGTTAAGTAGACTgtttttggaacttgagtttgtcaaactcgagtttgggctggaactcgagttccaatcAATATTGGTGCATACtatttggaacttgagttttaaaaataatctatTTAACTAATTAACTTCAGCCGCGTACTattcactaaattttttttaaaaaatggtattATTCAACAAATTTTGCTGTCTATCATGTGAAAAAGTTGTCTTGGGTCTATTTAGATGTcgtttattgctgaaaactgaaaatactgtagcaaaataatttttaaatatataaatagtgtCGTGAGatcaatttttaatgaaaattttattgaaaaaaaagattttatgagTCCCATAAATAATATACGGGACCCAAATTTGGACGCAAATGCTAAACACGTTTGCTATCCAACCGCACACTTAGAATGTTTGAAATGAAAAAGATGTACGATTTGATTTTCAGACCCATTTTGAAAGTTTGTTGGCCAGCTCAGTAATGTGAGCCTATGACATTAGACACTGGTAAAGTGATTGGACCGTGGCCCAGCCCACCACCCCTCCCGCGGGAAAAGTTGAACGACCTCTTCCTCTTGTCGTTGACAGTGACAGAGAGTATCTATTATGAACTATGTATAAACTGCAGGGTCACAAGTCTCAGAGACACGTTAAAAAACGTGCCTCTCTTCGTTTTGATCTGGGCTGTTCACAGCAAACAAAAATCATACTGCAAAAGTAGTGAAAAATTGTAACAagctaaaattttataataatcaCCATGATTTTTCAACAGAGCTACCAATATTTAAGCCATTTGATCAGGTTTGGTCTTTTGGCCTTTATAATGATACAAACAGTAATAGACTGAAACTCTTGGATACATAGCTTCATGAAAAAACATGAAAAGCACAAATCTCATAGCTAGCACTAATATTATGGCGATGAATCATCCAATATTACATTACCGGAAATAGcgctcactctctctctctatatatatggTCGTTTACAGATGGAGAGAAGTATCAACATCAGGGTGAGAATCAGAGTCATTGGATTTATTGAAAGAAGTGAGAGCAGAGGGTCTATGATCTGTGGGGCAAGAGTTCTCGAAGAGTTGGGTCTGGCTGTAGCTGCTAGTGTAATCTGCATGATTGGTTTGGGATTGTGGCCAAATAGAGAGTGCAACATGGGGTGGTGATCTTGGTGGAATGCTCAACTCAGAGTCGAAAAACAACCTGCTTGAAGGCTGAACATAATGCATGGTGGGATTGGAATCGAGCTGTTTATGTTTAGGTTCGGTGAGCATTTTCTTGAGTGCTCTCTCCTCCCTCATTTCCTTCACTCTTTGGAGCTGTCTAAACCTCTCTTGCAATAGAGCAATGGAGGAATGAACGACAGTAGTACTAGTGGATTCATGCTGGTCTTCCCTGCTCATTTGAGAAAACACTACTCTTTTTGGTCTTTAGCTTCTCAATTACGCTGGTGGAGTTACCTCTAAGGGAGCCTTAAATAGCTTTAGGAGTATATATAGGATATTGggtattgtttatatttttcttaaaattaagcaaatttAGTTGTTCGATGAAATTCTAAATGATTTGGAAAGGGAATGAGAATCGGCTACAAAGCTGCAAAGTCCAAAAGGAAGAGGTTGTGTGGCCAAATCTAAggggtttgtttgtttagagTACGTGAGGAGAGAGGCAAAAGCAACATTGCTAAAGCAGAAAGGAAAAGGATTTGGAGAAAAATCCAAGAGAATGTTGAAAATAGCAAATGGAAGGGTGTATTTGGAGGAATTATAGGTTGGAGGATGCTCTGTCAGTTTGTCCCAAAAAGCCCTCTTAATTTGCTTTGGAGGTGATGGAGGCTTTTTTTGTGGCCTTTTGTTGGGAtgtaaaattttctaacttattgTTTCCTTTTCAAATTCTCCCTCTTCTGAAATTTACTCTTTGTTGAAGCAGAATAGGTGGGGGTGGCCTAAGAGGAAAAAGACAAGGGTTAGAAGAGAGAATTTTCTTTGGAGATCATCATGCTTGGATTGAATATTAATGTTATGACAAAGACAAACATAccaacattctctctctcacacaatatAGGTTTTGTCTTGGAGTTTTTGGCTGATAATGGCATGCATAAATGAAAGCTGCAGATACTACTGTTGCTAAATTAGATGCTTCTTTACGAAACACAAGCcgcccaccccccccccccccccccccccccaattcttctctctctctctctctctctctctctctcatttaatTTCTTTGGAACTTCAAAGTTTGAAAGACGGTTTGAGAAGACATATATTGTGTCCTCAATGGACAGGCATGTAATTAAAAATCTCTCTTACATCCATTTGCATTGGGCGTATATATACTTTACGGAGCGGTGTGGTCGGTCCATTCAAAACAGGATCAAAATTGAGAGAATTCTTATACTTATATAGATGCATGTGTTACTATTTAGGTATTATTACTTAGGGAACATGACTCTCTCTATTTTATTGGAAATAATAAGAGTTCATTTcacaattaagattttatttcatGAGTCTAATAGTGCACATTagtttatagtaatatttatccAAGTatgaaattgattaattttaaatggAGAGGATCCTTAGCCCATCATGTAACCATAAGAaggatttttttcccctcttaacggggaagtcaattttatttatgtgtTACAACCATAACATTATACTCAACACAAGCATGTTCAATGTATGACATCCTATGATCTTATAATGAAGAAGGGGCGGTAGGATGAAAGACAACTATTTAAAAGTAAGATcccataaaagaaaataaataaagaattggAAACTAAAGGATATGCATGcatcacttccaaaaaaaatagaaggaagATATCACAGAGCCCATAACTGCCACAAGTTTTCTTAGATTCTTGCTCTCACCTTTtaggcaggaaaaaaaaaaaaaaatctaggaccACATatgttttacaatttctttacCACTACTTTAATGTTGCAAGGTGTGagtggtagaaaaaaaaaaaaaagtaatgactCATATGTAAGTGATAAACAATTATTCATAATCTGTCATGTTAGAGTgggacaaaaaaaattgtgaaatatatAGTTTGTAGTCTTAGAACCACTAGGCAAATAGTAATAACCATCATGATTTATACTAGTACTGTTTTGTCTGGTGTGCTTTATCCCGGAATGGGGTCAAAATGTTTACAACCCATAAAGAAAGAGTAATGCAATCCGTATAACCAAGCTTGCTCTAAACTTTGTGGTAAACTCATACGGTTATAAGCAATGACTTAAGTATAACATGTGGTACTTGCTAAGTATAGTTCAATATTAATTGCAGCCTATTCTAGAAGGCAACAAAGTAAATAAGGGTTGGACAGTTCTTTGATGAGATGCAATTGCCCATGTGATAACTGATAAGTGGTGATGCCGACTAGCTAGCGAGCCTTGTCTgcgtgtgtatatatgtatatgggTGCCGTGGCCATTGGCAAGATGGTTCTTGAGTGCATATGGTTGAGAATCGAGATAGATATTAAGCTTGGAGTTCTCTTATGGACATATGTGAAAGTGTGGAGTTAGGAACATGATCCTATTTATTCCATGAATGGAGAGAAGCCATTTTCAagattgatattttattttgtttataagtaAATCTTTAACATAAGGTAACAGCAATACACCACGCACATCGTAAACCTTAAGGTTTTGTAATATCTAATTCGAATcataaaatgaatttatttgaaattgaaaaataaaaaatatttttccatagAGACATGGGTAA contains:
- the LOC126728639 gene encoding uncharacterized protein LOC126728639; translation: MSREDQHESTSTTVVHSSIALLQERFRQLQRVKEMREERALKKMLTEPKHKQLDSNPTMHYVQPSSRLFFDSELSIPPRSPPHVALSIWPQSQTNHADYTSSYSQTQLFENSCPTDHRPSALTSFNKSNDSDSHPDVDTSLHL